A genomic region of Actinomycetota bacterium contains the following coding sequences:
- a CDS encoding MarR family transcriptional regulator — MDDPLDEELKAVRTLARLARLLERSSGGLTLAQYRVLAAVDDGGERATHLAHALALAKPTVTAAVDGLVERGLLEREPVPGDRRSLRIGLTPAGRETLREAEAAMARRLREVVDMAGGGRDTLDALGTLAPALDALRAAAMGK; from the coding sequence GTGGACGACCCGCTCGACGAAGAACTGAAGGCGGTCCGCACCCTGGCCCGCCTGGCCCGCCTGCTGGAACGCTCGTCGGGGGGCCTGACCCTGGCCCAGTACCGGGTGCTGGCCGCGGTCGACGACGGGGGGGAGCGGGCCACCCACCTGGCCCACGCCCTGGCCCTGGCCAAGCCCACGGTCACGGCCGCCGTCGACGGCCTCGTCGAGCGGGGCCTGCTGGAGCGCGAGCCCGTCCCCGGCGACCGCCGGTCCCTGCGCATCGGCCTCACCCCGGCCGGCCGCGAGACGCTCCGGGAGGCCGAGGCGGCAATGGCCCGGCGTCTGCGGGAGGTGGTCGACATGGCCGGCGGCGGGCGGGACACGCTGGACGCCCTCGGCACCCTGGCCCCCGCCCTCGACGCCCTCCGGGCCGCAGCGATGGGCAAGTGA
- a CDS encoding NYN domain-containing protein — translation MVDGNNVVGSAADGWWRDRPAAARRLVERLACFSRVTGDDVMVVFDVAHPDLPAGSHGGVEVAYASRSGRDAADDRVRELVRRGDVVVTSDRALAADVAAAGAAVLGSGAFLARLQQDGC, via the coding sequence CTGGTCGACGGCAACAACGTGGTCGGCTCGGCGGCCGACGGTTGGTGGCGTGACCGGCCGGCGGCGGCCCGGCGGCTGGTCGAGCGGCTGGCCTGCTTCAGCCGGGTGACCGGCGACGACGTGATGGTGGTGTTCGACGTGGCCCACCCCGACCTCCCGGCCGGCAGCCACGGGGGCGTGGAGGTGGCCTACGCGTCGCGTTCGGGCCGGGACGCGGCTGACGACCGGGTTCGCGAGCTGGTACGCCGGGGCGACGTGGTCGTCACCTCCGACCGGGCCCTGGCCGCCGACGTGGCCGCGGCCGGGGCGGCCGTGCTGGGGTCGGGGGCGTTCCTGGCCCGCCTCCAGCAGGACGGCTGCTGA
- a CDS encoding NAD(P)/FAD-dependent oxidoreductase → MTADAVVVGAGPNGLAAAVALARAGLEVVVVEAADRPGGGTRSAELTLPGFVHDVCSSVHPLGVASPFLSSLPLADHGLRWAHPEAPLAHPLPGAPAVVLERALAEVSGTLGGRDGRAWRRLVGPFVRRWDDLAESVLGPVLRWPPHPVTMARFGLRAAWPATALARAAFRGEPARALFAGMAAHAILDLRAPLTSSFGTIFGASAHAQGWPVAAGGSQAVAGALVSYLGSLGGRVVTSHPVRGLADLPPSRAVLFDLTPGQLLDIAGDALDARYRRRLGRYRYGPGSFKVDYALDGPVPWADPACGRAGTVHVGGTMAEVAGAEAEVARGRHPERPFVLCTQASLFDPGRAPEGKHTLWAYCHVPAGSDVDMTARIEAQLERFAPGFRDLVLARHVMGPVALEAHNANNVGGDIAGGSHGGLQLVARPVLARNPYRVPLAGRPAYLCSSSTPPGAGVHGMCGWWAAQSALRDVFGGPQGGL, encoded by the coding sequence GTGACCGCCGATGCGGTGGTGGTGGGGGCGGGGCCCAACGGCCTGGCCGCGGCCGTGGCCCTGGCCCGGGCCGGCTTGGAGGTCGTCGTGGTCGAGGCTGCCGACCGGCCCGGTGGAGGGACGCGCTCGGCCGAGCTGACCCTGCCCGGGTTCGTCCACGACGTGTGCTCGTCGGTGCACCCCCTGGGCGTGGCCTCGCCCTTCCTGTCGTCGCTGCCCCTGGCCGATCACGGCCTGCGCTGGGCCCATCCCGAGGCCCCCTTGGCCCACCCTCTCCCCGGGGCCCCGGCCGTCGTGCTGGAACGGGCGCTCGCCGAGGTGAGCGGGACCTTGGGAGGGCGCGACGGCCGGGCCTGGCGACGCCTGGTGGGGCCGTTCGTGCGCCGGTGGGACGACCTGGCCGAGTCGGTCCTGGGCCCTGTCCTGCGCTGGCCGCCCCACCCCGTGACGATGGCCCGGTTCGGGCTACGGGCAGCCTGGCCGGCCACCGCCCTGGCCCGGGCGGCCTTCAGGGGCGAGCCGGCGCGGGCGCTGTTCGCGGGCATGGCGGCCCACGCCATCTTGGACCTACGGGCTCCCCTCACCTCGTCGTTCGGGACGATCTTCGGGGCCAGCGCCCACGCCCAGGGCTGGCCGGTGGCGGCCGGTGGCTCGCAGGCGGTGGCCGGTGCCCTGGTGTCCTACCTGGGCTCGCTGGGCGGCCGGGTGGTCACGTCCCACCCCGTGCGCGGCCTGGCCGACCTGCCCCCGTCCCGGGCCGTGCTCTTCGACCTCACCCCCGGCCAGTTGCTCGACATCGCGGGCGACGCCCTCGACGCCCGCTACCGGCGACGCCTGGGCCGCTACCGCTACGGCCCCGGTTCGTTCAAGGTCGACTACGCCCTCGACGGCCCGGTCCCGTGGGCCGACCCGGCGTGCGGGCGGGCGGGCACCGTGCACGTAGGCGGCACCATGGCCGAGGTGGCCGGTGCCGAGGCCGAGGTGGCCCGGGGCCGCCACCCCGAGCGCCCATTCGTGCTGTGCACCCAAGCCAGCCTGTTCGACCCGGGCCGGGCCCCCGAGGGAAAGCACACGCTGTGGGCCTACTGCCACGTGCCCGCCGGGTCCGATGTCGACATGACGGCTCGGATCGAGGCCCAGCTCGAGCGGTTCGCCCCCGGCTTCCGCGACCTCGTGCTGGCCCGTCACGTGATGGGCCCGGTCGCCCTCGAGGCCCACAACGCCAACAACGTGGGCGGCGACATCGCCGGCGGCTCGCACGGGGGCCTGCAACTGGTGGCCCGCCCCGTGCTGGCCCGCAACCCCTACCGCGTGCCTCTGGCCGGCCGGCCCGCCTACCTGTGCTCGTCCTCCACGCCCCCGGGGGCGGGCGTGCACGGCATGTGCGGCTGGTGGGCCGCCCAGTCCGCCCTCCGCGACGTGTTCGGGGGGCCGCAAGGCGGGTTATAG
- a CDS encoding PAC2 family protein, giving the protein MDYVRWDDRPALRRPVLIAAFEGWNDAGDAATTAVRYLRDRWGAHAFASVDPEEFYDFSATRPHVKLNAGLTREIVWPSNQLAWASLRPEGRDVVTLLGTEPQLKWRTFCEQLVGVVTELDVEMVVVVGALLADVAHTRPVRVTGSAATEELATRLGLRRSRYEGPTGIVGVLQDALARAEVPSASLWAAVPHYVAGTPSPKAALALVQRATSLISVPVVTADLAQLAADYEQEVSEVVASDEDVSAYVARLEENTDSEGLELASGEELAAELQQFLRDQG; this is encoded by the coding sequence GTGGACTACGTGCGATGGGACGACCGTCCGGCGCTGCGGCGGCCGGTGCTGATCGCCGCCTTCGAGGGCTGGAACGACGCCGGCGACGCGGCCACCACCGCCGTGCGCTACCTGCGCGACCGGTGGGGGGCCCACGCGTTCGCGTCCGTCGACCCCGAGGAGTTCTACGACTTCAGCGCCACCCGGCCCCACGTCAAGCTCAACGCCGGCCTCACCCGCGAGATCGTATGGCCGTCCAACCAGCTGGCCTGGGCCTCGTTGCGCCCCGAGGGGCGCGACGTCGTGACCTTGCTGGGCACCGAGCCCCAGCTCAAGTGGCGGACGTTCTGCGAGCAGTTGGTGGGCGTGGTCACCGAGCTGGACGTCGAGATGGTCGTGGTCGTGGGTGCCCTGCTGGCCGACGTGGCCCACACCCGGCCGGTACGGGTCACGGGCTCGGCCGCCACCGAGGAACTGGCCACCCGCCTGGGCCTGCGCCGCTCCCGCTACGAAGGCCCCACCGGCATCGTGGGGGTGCTCCAGGACGCGCTGGCCCGGGCCGAGGTGCCATCGGCCTCGCTGTGGGCCGCCGTCCCCCACTACGTGGCCGGCACGCCCTCGCCCAAGGCCGCCCTGGCCCTGGTCCAGCGGGCCACCAGCCTCATCAGCGTGCCCGTGGTCACCGCCGACCTCGCCCAGTTGGCGGCCGACTACGAGCAGGAGGTCAGCGAGGTGGTGGCGTCGGACGAGGACGTGTCGGCCTACGTGGCCCGGCTGGAGGAGAACACCGACAGCGAGGGCTTGGAGCTGGCCTCGGGCGAGGAGCTGGCGGCCGAGCTCCAGCAGTTCCTGCGCGACCAGGGCTGA
- a CDS encoding ABC transporter ATP-binding protein, which produces MTDARADGQAAPGWVRRLMPYLRARRRDVLLTFGAALVGLTVAALTPVVQKVIVDDVILGSDRSLAPWLGLLVLAGLVRFGCAHIRRFIGGRVALGVQYDLRNDVYRRLQRLDFARHDEFQTGQLVSRAISDVTLVQGLMAFLPLFSGNVVLLVASITIMLFLSPALTLVALTVVPVVTLVALRLRTTVFPAAWHAQQKAAEVAGVVEEAVAGVRVVKGFGQESQELDRLVNRSEALYGSRLRAVRITAGFSSGLQSVPALGQVAVLAVGGWMALDGRITIGTFLAFSSYMLQLVAPVRMLSNLTVIAQQARAGAERIFEVLDSTPLVEEKPGAPDLPPVRGEVRFEGVSFGYLRSEPVLRDFSLTVAPGETVALVGPSGSGKSTVALLLPRFYDTQDGTVSIDGTDVRDVTLDSLRRQIGVVFEETFLFSDTVKANIAYGRPDATDAEVEAAARAAEAHGFITALPGGYGARLGEGGYTLSGGQRQRLALARALLTDPRVLVLDDATSAIDSRVEEEIHATLRRLMQGRTTLLVAHRRSTLRLADRIAVVDDGRVVATGAHEELVASCPLYRQLLAGPGEGVDEPVATDETATNGAANGGPAGAWDGSLTAPAWPEDRRGATPLARAQAEAASDGMLGMHSMGMGGMGGIGGGHGAMAGRGGSPGSRLALVAETPELKAAVAALPPADEKPGIDLDRESAADANFSLRRFIAPYRRALAVGLGLVVLDALASLTGPALVRYGLDRGVVDGSRAALWVAVGVFLAVTLADWAVVWAQQRYTGRTAERLLFALRVRTFAHLQRLGLDFYERELAGRIMTRMTTDVEALSQLLQTGLVNAVVSGLTLVGVAVVLVVMNAELSLATLATLVPLVAATLWFRRRSDRAYNTARDRVAVVNANLQESVSGVRVAQAYVREDRNIESFQRVARDHLDARMHAQRLVATYFPFVELLSVLAAAVVLGVGARLAGTGAVSPGELVAFVLYLNLLFSPIQQLSQVFDTYQQARVSLAKIGELLATEPSVVPAENPVDPGPLRGGLRFEGVRFRYAGAHEDALSGVDLDIVPGETVALVGETGAGKSTIVKLAARFYDPTEGRVLVDGQPLTDLDLTAYRRQLGYVPQEPFLFSGTIRDNIAYGRPEASDLEVEAAARAVGAHPFVARLRGGYLHPVTERGRSLSAGQRQLIALARAQLVQPAILLLDEATATLDMATEARVIEAMGMLSAGRTTLLIAHRLQTARTADRIVVVDQGRVVEVGPHDELLARGGQYAALWGSFSEGPVRRAG; this is translated from the coding sequence GTGACCGACGCTCGGGCCGATGGCCAGGCGGCCCCCGGGTGGGTACGCCGGCTCATGCCCTATCTGCGCGCCCGCCGGCGCGACGTGCTGCTCACCTTCGGGGCCGCGCTGGTGGGCCTGACGGTCGCGGCCCTGACCCCCGTCGTGCAGAAGGTGATCGTCGACGACGTGATCTTGGGGTCGGACCGGTCGCTGGCCCCCTGGCTCGGGCTGCTCGTGCTGGCCGGGTTGGTGCGCTTCGGCTGCGCCCACATCCGGCGGTTCATCGGGGGCCGGGTGGCCCTGGGCGTGCAGTACGACCTGCGCAACGACGTCTACCGGCGCCTCCAGCGCCTCGACTTCGCCCGCCACGACGAGTTCCAGACGGGCCAGCTCGTATCGCGGGCCATCTCCGACGTCACGCTGGTCCAGGGCCTGATGGCCTTCCTGCCCCTGTTCAGCGGCAACGTCGTGCTGCTGGTGGCCTCGATCACCATCATGCTGTTCCTGTCGCCCGCGCTGACGCTGGTCGCTCTCACGGTCGTCCCGGTGGTCACCCTGGTGGCCCTGCGCCTGCGTACGACGGTGTTCCCGGCGGCCTGGCACGCCCAGCAGAAGGCAGCCGAGGTGGCCGGGGTGGTCGAGGAGGCGGTGGCCGGCGTGCGGGTGGTCAAGGGCTTCGGCCAGGAAAGCCAGGAGCTCGACCGCCTGGTCAACCGCAGCGAGGCCCTCTACGGGTCGCGCCTGCGGGCCGTTCGCATCACCGCCGGGTTCAGCTCGGGCCTGCAGTCCGTCCCCGCCCTGGGCCAGGTGGCCGTGCTGGCCGTCGGGGGCTGGATGGCGCTGGACGGCCGCATCACGATCGGCACGTTCCTGGCCTTCTCGTCCTACATGCTCCAGCTCGTCGCCCCCGTGCGCATGCTGTCCAACCTCACGGTCATCGCCCAGCAGGCCCGGGCCGGGGCCGAGCGCATCTTCGAGGTGCTCGACTCCACCCCCCTGGTCGAGGAGAAGCCAGGGGCGCCCGACCTTCCCCCCGTACGGGGTGAGGTGCGCTTCGAGGGGGTCTCCTTCGGCTACCTGCGCTCCGAGCCGGTGCTGCGCGACTTCTCGCTCACCGTGGCCCCGGGCGAGACGGTCGCCCTCGTGGGCCCGTCGGGCTCGGGCAAGTCGACGGTGGCCCTGCTGCTGCCCCGCTTCTACGACACCCAGGACGGCACGGTCAGCATCGACGGCACCGACGTGCGGGACGTGACCCTCGACTCGCTCCGCCGCCAGATCGGCGTCGTGTTCGAAGAGACCTTCCTGTTCTCGGACACGGTCAAGGCCAACATCGCCTACGGGCGGCCCGATGCCACCGACGCCGAGGTCGAGGCCGCGGCCCGGGCGGCCGAAGCCCACGGGTTCATCACCGCCCTGCCCGGGGGCTACGGCGCCCGCCTGGGCGAAGGCGGTTACACCCTGTCCGGGGGCCAGCGCCAGCGCCTGGCCCTGGCTCGCGCCCTTCTCACCGATCCCCGCGTCCTGGTGCTCGACGACGCCACATCGGCCATCGACTCCCGTGTCGAGGAGGAGATCCACGCCACGCTGCGCCGCCTGATGCAAGGGCGGACGACCCTGCTGGTGGCCCACCGGCGCTCGACGCTGCGGTTGGCCGACCGCATCGCCGTGGTCGACGACGGCCGGGTGGTGGCCACCGGGGCCCACGAGGAACTGGTGGCGTCGTGCCCCCTCTACCGCCAGCTCCTGGCCGGCCCGGGTGAGGGGGTCGACGAGCCCGTAGCCACCGACGAGACCGCCACCAACGGGGCCGCCAACGGCGGCCCGGCGGGTGCCTGGGACGGGTCGCTCACGGCCCCGGCGTGGCCCGAGGACCGGCGGGGGGCCACCCCGCTGGCCCGGGCCCAGGCCGAGGCCGCGTCCGACGGCATGCTGGGCATGCACTCGATGGGCATGGGCGGCATGGGTGGTATCGGCGGCGGCCACGGGGCCATGGCCGGCAGGGGGGGCAGCCCCGGCTCCCGCCTCGCACTGGTGGCCGAGACGCCTGAGCTGAAGGCCGCCGTGGCCGCCCTGCCCCCGGCCGACGAGAAGCCGGGCATCGACCTCGATCGCGAGAGCGCGGCCGACGCCAACTTCTCGCTGCGCCGGTTCATCGCCCCCTACCGCCGGGCCCTGGCCGTCGGACTGGGCCTGGTCGTCCTGGACGCCCTGGCCTCGCTGACCGGCCCCGCCCTGGTCCGCTACGGGCTGGACCGGGGGGTAGTCGACGGGTCCCGGGCTGCCTTGTGGGTCGCGGTCGGCGTGTTCCTGGCCGTCACCCTGGCCGACTGGGCCGTGGTGTGGGCCCAGCAGCGCTACACCGGGCGGACGGCCGAACGCCTCCTGTTCGCCCTGCGGGTACGGACCTTCGCCCACCTCCAGCGGCTGGGCCTCGACTTCTACGAACGGGAGCTGGCGGGCCGGATCATGACGCGCATGACCACCGACGTGGAAGCCCTCTCCCAGCTCCTGCAGACCGGCCTGGTCAACGCCGTGGTGTCCGGCCTGACCCTCGTGGGGGTGGCCGTGGTGCTGGTGGTGATGAACGCCGAGCTCTCGCTGGCCACCCTGGCCACGCTGGTCCCCCTGGTGGCCGCCACCTTGTGGTTCCGGCGCCGCTCCGACCGGGCCTACAACACGGCGCGCGACCGGGTGGCCGTGGTCAACGCCAACCTGCAGGAGAGCGTGTCGGGCGTACGGGTGGCCCAGGCCTACGTGCGCGAGGACCGCAACATCGAGAGCTTCCAGCGGGTGGCCCGCGACCACCTCGACGCCCGCATGCACGCCCAGCGCCTGGTGGCCACCTACTTCCCGTTCGTCGAGCTCCTGTCGGTGCTGGCGGCCGCCGTGGTGCTGGGTGTGGGTGCCCGGCTGGCGGGCACCGGGGCGGTGAGCCCCGGCGAGCTGGTGGCCTTCGTCCTCTACCTCAACCTGCTGTTCTCGCCCATCCAGCAGCTGTCCCAGGTCTTCGACACCTACCAGCAGGCCCGGGTCTCGCTGGCCAAGATCGGCGAGCTGCTGGCCACCGAACCGTCGGTGGTGCCGGCTGAGAACCCTGTCGACCCGGGGCCGCTCCGGGGCGGGCTTCGATTCGAGGGCGTGCGCTTCCGCTACGCGGGCGCCCACGAGGACGCATTGTCGGGCGTCGACCTCGACATCGTGCCAGGCGAGACGGTGGCCCTGGTGGGCGAGACGGGCGCCGGCAAGTCGACCATCGTCAAGCTGGCGGCCCGCTTCTACGACCCCACCGAGGGCCGGGTGCTGGTGGACGGCCAGCCCTTGACCGACCTCGACCTGACCGCCTACCGGCGCCAGCTCGGCTACGTACCCCAGGAGCCCTTCCTGTTCTCGGGCACCATCCGCGACAACATCGCCTACGGCCGGCCCGAGGCCAGCGACCTGGAGGTGGAGGCCGCGGCCCGGGCCGTGGGCGCCCACCCGTTCGTCGCCCGCCTGCGAGGCGGCTACCTCCATCCGGTGACCGAACGGGGCCGGTCGCTGTCGGCCGGCCAGCGCCAGCTCATCGCCCTGGCCCGTGCCCAGCTCGTCCAGCCCGCCATCTTGCTGCTCGACGAGGCCACGGCCACCCTCGACATGGCCACCGAGGCCCGGGTCATCGAGGCCATGGGCATGCTGTCGGCCGGCCGTACCACCCTGCTCATCGCCCACCGGCTCCAGACGGCCCGTACGGCCGACCGGATCGTCGTGGTCGACCAGGGCCGGGTGGTCGAGGTGGGCCCCCACGACGAGCTGCTGGCCCGCGGCGGCCAGTACGCCGCCCTCTGGGGCTCGTTCAGCGAAGGCCCGGTGCGCCGGGCCGGCTGA
- a CDS encoding OsmC family peroxiredoxin, with translation MADRKASAVWHGDLFEGGGTVTAESSALFTDAGVTWASRTEQPEGRTSPEELIAAAHAACFCMALSNELSSRGNPPETLAVSATCTFVPGQGITKMALDVVATMAGVGEDAFGEGLEAAEQSCPVSGALRGNVAIEVSGRLAG, from the coding sequence GTGGCTGATCGCAAGGCGAGTGCCGTTTGGCATGGAGACCTGTTCGAGGGCGGCGGCACGGTGACAGCCGAGTCCAGCGCGCTGTTCACCGACGCCGGGGTCACCTGGGCGTCGCGCACCGAGCAGCCCGAGGGCCGCACCAGCCCCGAGGAGCTCATCGCCGCGGCCCACGCGGCCTGCTTCTGCATGGCCCTGTCCAACGAGCTGTCCTCTCGGGGCAACCCGCCCGAGACGCTCGCGGTCTCGGCCACGTGCACGTTCGTCCCCGGCCAGGGCATCACGAAGATGGCCCTCGACGTGGTGGCCACGATGGCGGGCGTGGGCGAGGACGCCTTCGGTGAGGGGCTCGAGGCGGCCGAGCAGTCGTGCCCGGTCTCGGGGGCGCTACGGGGCAACGTGGCCATCGAGGTCTCCGGGCGGCTGGCCGGCTGA
- a CDS encoding acyl-ACP desaturase, with product MDDETLLRELAPEAERLLNRHLATAKEWMPHEYVPWSLGRDFVPGEEWEETEQSLPPAVRSALLLNLLTEDNLPYYSAHIDKMFGQDHPWREWTRRWTAEEMRHAMVIRDYVIVTRAIDPVALERARMHQVSTGEVPEPPTAAEGMAYVALQEIATRIAHRNTGKHLGESRGYDLLSRVAADENLHYLFYRDVVTAALEVAPSTMVEAIAAQVIGFQMPGTGIEDFAAHSRLIANAGIYDVSIFLDQVLVPVVRNFWRLEEIEGLTPAAEQARERVVNHFERLGRVASRYAERRATSTATSPEAGALVP from the coding sequence TTGGATGACGAAACCCTCCTCCGAGAGCTGGCCCCCGAGGCCGAACGCCTCCTCAACCGGCACCTGGCCACGGCCAAGGAGTGGATGCCGCACGAGTACGTGCCCTGGAGCCTGGGGCGCGACTTCGTGCCCGGCGAGGAGTGGGAGGAGACCGAGCAGTCCCTGCCGCCGGCGGTGCGTAGCGCCCTGCTCCTCAACCTGCTGACCGAGGACAACCTGCCCTACTACTCGGCCCACATCGACAAGATGTTCGGTCAGGACCACCCGTGGCGGGAGTGGACCCGGCGGTGGACGGCCGAGGAGATGCGCCACGCCATGGTCATCCGTGACTACGTGATCGTCACCCGGGCCATCGACCCGGTGGCCCTGGAGCGGGCCCGGATGCACCAGGTGAGCACGGGCGAGGTGCCCGAGCCCCCCACGGCGGCCGAGGGTATGGCCTACGTCGCCCTCCAGGAGATCGCCACCCGTATCGCCCACCGCAACACCGGCAAGCACCTGGGGGAGAGCCGGGGCTACGACCTGCTGAGCAGGGTGGCGGCCGACGAGAACCTGCACTACCTGTTCTACCGCGACGTGGTGACGGCCGCTCTCGAAGTGGCCCCGTCCACCATGGTCGAGGCCATCGCCGCTCAGGTCATCGGCTTCCAGATGCCCGGCACCGGCATCGAGGACTTCGCGGCCCACTCCCGGCTGATCGCCAACGCCGGCATCTACGACGTGTCCATCTTCCTCGACCAGGTCCTGGTGCCCGTGGTCCGCAACTTCTGGCGCCTGGAGGAGATCGAGGGCCTGACCCCCGCGGCCGAGCAGGCCCGCGAGCGGGTCGTCAACCACTTCGAGCGCCTCGGCCGGGTGGCGTCGCGTTACGCCGAACGCCGGGCGACATCCACCGCGACCTCGCCCGAAGCCGGGGCGCTGGTCCCGTGA
- a CDS encoding acetate/propionate family kinase, which translates to MNVLVVNTGSSTLKLRLLSADDEVLATHEVDPWTGDGSLPDEAVAALDEMVARAGAVGHRVVHGGPDFTSATVVDATVLAHLEGLAPLAPLHQPRAVAAIRAVAAARPDLPAVACFDTAFHATLSPAASTYALPREWLRRWDLRRYGFHGLSHQYAARRAAQLVGRPLSSLRTVTCHLGAGASLCAVRAGHSVDTTMGFTPTEGLVMATRCGSVDPGLVMWLVNQAGLGPAEVAEALDRRSGLAGLSGGTGDFRELMGTMTAGEDAARLAFDVYVHRLRREIAAMTATLGGLDVLVFSGGVGEHVPIVRATAARPLGFLGVAIDGTRNGATTTDGDISAEGATVRTVVVTAREDIEIARQVRRAL; encoded by the coding sequence TTGAACGTCCTCGTCGTCAACACCGGGTCGAGCACCCTCAAGCTCCGGCTCTTGTCGGCGGACGACGAGGTGCTGGCCACCCACGAGGTCGACCCGTGGACGGGGGACGGCTCGTTGCCCGACGAGGCCGTCGCCGCCCTGGACGAGATGGTGGCCCGAGCTGGGGCCGTGGGCCACCGGGTGGTTCACGGCGGTCCCGACTTCACATCGGCCACGGTCGTCGATGCCACGGTGCTGGCCCACCTGGAGGGGCTCGCCCCGCTGGCTCCCCTCCACCAGCCCCGGGCGGTGGCCGCCATCAGAGCGGTGGCCGCGGCCCGCCCCGATCTGCCGGCCGTCGCCTGTTTCGACACCGCCTTCCACGCCACCCTGTCACCGGCGGCGTCGACCTACGCCCTGCCCCGTGAGTGGCTGCGCCGGTGGGACCTGCGCCGCTACGGGTTCCACGGCCTGTCCCACCAGTACGCCGCCCGCCGGGCGGCCCAGTTGGTGGGCCGCCCGCTGTCCAGCCTGCGCACGGTGACCTGCCACCTGGGCGCGGGGGCGTCGCTGTGCGCCGTCCGGGCCGGTCACTCGGTCGACACGACCATGGGGTTCACCCCCACCGAGGGACTGGTCATGGCCACCCGCTGCGGGTCGGTCGACCCCGGGCTGGTCATGTGGCTGGTCAACCAGGCGGGCCTCGGCCCCGCCGAAGTGGCCGAGGCTCTCGACCGCCGGTCGGGGCTGGCCGGCCTCAGCGGGGGGACGGGCGACTTCCGGGAGCTGATGGGCACAATGACGGCTGGTGAGGACGCCGCCCGGCTGGCCTTCGACGTCTACGTCCACCGCCTGCGACGGGAGATCGCGGCCATGACGGCGACGCTCGGAGGCCTCGACGTGCTGGTGTTCAGCGGGGGGGTGGGCGAGCACGTCCCCATCGTGCGGGCCACGGCCGCCCGCCCGCTCGGGTTCCTGGGGGTGGCCATAGACGGGACCCGCAACGGGGCCACGACCACCGACGGGGACATCTCGGCCGAGGGCGCGACCGTCCGTACGGTCGTGGTCACCGCCCGCGAGGACATCGAGATCGCCCGCCAGGTCCGCCGGGCCCTATAA